The Desulfococcus multivorans DNA window ACGGAAACGATCAAAGGAACTCGTCAGGGAAAGACAAGCCCTCGCCGACGCGAAAACACGCTTGCTGGCCGAGGCCAGGGAAGACGCCCGCCGATGGCGGCAAAACGCCATAGAGGATATGAAGCACGAGGTGGATGAGCTCCGCCGGTCATGGGAGGATCGGCTCCGTCAGGACCGTGAGATTTTCCTGAACCATCTCAAGGTTCAGGTTGCCGGCCAGGTCATGCGGATCAGCGGGAAGGTGTTGAGCGACCTTGCGGATGAGCGCCTTGAAAACCGCCTGGTTGAAGTCCTGGCGGATCGACTTTCCCGGGAAAAGGCCGGGCTTTCGATCCATGACGTTTCCGGGGAGGTGAGGGTCCAGTGCGGGATTACGATGACGCCCTCCCAGAGGAAAGCCCTTTGCGGAAAAATCAAGGACCTCTTTCCGGCCGTACAAAGCGTTTCCATCGAAAAAAAATCGGACCTCGGTTTTGGCCTGAGGCTGACGGCGGGAGACAAGAAGATGGAGTGGAACCTGACCCACTACCTGGAGGAACTTGAACAGGTTGTTTTAACGGCGCTGTCGCCGGGAGACCGGGAGAATGAATGACGGAGAATGATCTGAACACTCTCCTGACGGCAATTGACGGAGCGGTTGAACAGGCGCTTGAGGAAATGACGCCGAGCACCGTCCCCGAAGAGATCGGGCGCGTCAGGATGCTGGGGCCGGGAATTGCCTGGGCCGAAGGACTCCCGGGTGTCAAGGCCGAGGAGCTGCTCTATCTGGGCTCCCAGGTGGCCGGCATGGCCCTGGATCTCCTGCCCGACCGGGTGGGGATCATTCTTTTGGGAGCTTCCCGGGCATTGCGGGCCGGCGAAGAAGTCACGCGCACCGGCGGCGTGCTGGACATCCCTGTGGGATCCGATTTTGTCGGCAGGGTGATCGATCCCCTGGGAAACCCGCTGGACGGCAAAGGCCCCGTGAATAGCATCTCTCGTGCCCCCGTATTCAGGGAGGCGCCCAGAATCCTGGACCGGGCTGCCGTTGAACGACCGCTTCAGACCGGTCTGAAGGTGGTGGATGCGCTGATTCCCGTCGGTCGTGGACAGCGGGAGTTGATCCTGGGGGACCGCCAGACGGGAAAGACGGCCCTTGCGGTGGATACCATTCTCCATCAGAAGGGCAAAGGCCTGACGTGCATATACTGCGCCGTCGGTCAGAGAAGCTCGGGAGTCGCCAAAGTGGTGGATGAACTGGAGCGGCACGGCGCCATGGGTTACAGCATCGTCATGGTGGCCGAAGGGGACGATCCGCCGGGCCTTCAGTACATCGCACCCTATGCCGCCACGACCCTGGCGGAGTATTTCATGCACGAAGGGCGCGACGTCCTTGTCGTCTATGATGATCTGACGCGGCATGCACTGGCATACCGGCAGCTGTCCCTCCTCCTCCGGCGTCCGCCCGGTCGCGAGGCCTTTCCGGGGGATATTTTTTACGTTCATTCGAGACTCCTGGAAAGAGCCACGCACCTGAAACCGGAACTGGGCGGCGGATCCCTGACCGCCCTTCCCATTATCGAGACAGAGGCTGAGAACATCTCCGCCTATATTCCGACAAACCTGATATCGATCACCGACGGTCAGATCTACCTCTCCCCGGGGCTTTTTCACCGCGGTTTTCTTCCCGCGGTGGATGTGGGAAAATCCGTCTCACGGGTCGGCGGAAAGGCCCAAATCGCCGCATATCGGAAAGTTGCCGGGGATTTGCGGCTTTCTTATACCCAGTTTCATGAACTGGAATCTTTTGCTCGTTTCGGGACCCGGCTTGACGAACAGACCCAAAAGACGCTGGATCACGGCAGACGGGTTCGGGAAATCCTCAAGCAGGACCGATTCAAGCCAATGACCGAAAGCGAGCAGATCGCCGTCCTTCTGGCCGTGACCCGGGGGCTCATGGATGATCTGCCCATAGACGCCATGGCGAAAATGGAGCGGGCCATCGTGGAACAGATCCGAAACGATCCCGGCGCCGTTGAAGCGGTCTTGACCGCCGGGGGCGGAGGTGACGGTGTCTGGGAGGATCTCGTTTCGTGGTTGAAGACGGCAATTGCGGCGACAGGAGGCGATGATGCAGACATTGGAGGCCCTGGGAAGGAAAATCCGGACCGCCCACGACCTGCTGGGGGTGGTCAAGACCATGAAGAGCCTGGCCGCCGTAAGCATCCGGCAGTATGAACGAGCGGTCGAATCCCTGGAAGCGTATCGTCGCGTCATTGACGCCGGCTGGCGGGTCCTGTTGCGCCATGGCGTAGCAGATGTTCGTGAAAGTCCCTTGAAGGG harbors:
- a CDS encoding ATP synthase subunit B — translated: MLFDGFTILAQILNFVILVLLLKRFLYAPILQAMAERKARIAAAMDQAKAAEKEARKRSKELVRERQALADAKTRLLAEAREDARRWRQNAIEDMKHEVDELRRSWEDRLRQDREIFLNHLKVQVAGQVMRISGKVLSDLADERLENRLVEVLADRLSREKAGLSIHDVSGEVRVQCGITMTPSQRKALCGKIKDLFPAVQSVSIEKKSDLGFGLRLTAGDKKMEWNLTHYLEELEQVVLTALSPGDRENE
- a CDS encoding alternate F1F0 ATPase, F1 subunit alpha is translated as MTENDLNTLLTAIDGAVEQALEEMTPSTVPEEIGRVRMLGPGIAWAEGLPGVKAEELLYLGSQVAGMALDLLPDRVGIILLGASRALRAGEEVTRTGGVLDIPVGSDFVGRVIDPLGNPLDGKGPVNSISRAPVFREAPRILDRAAVERPLQTGLKVVDALIPVGRGQRELILGDRQTGKTALAVDTILHQKGKGLTCIYCAVGQRSSGVAKVVDELERHGAMGYSIVMVAEGDDPPGLQYIAPYAATTLAEYFMHEGRDVLVVYDDLTRHALAYRQLSLLLRRPPGREAFPGDIFYVHSRLLERATHLKPELGGGSLTALPIIETEAENISAYIPTNLISITDGQIYLSPGLFHRGFLPAVDVGKSVSRVGGKAQIAAYRKVAGDLRLSYTQFHELESFARFGTRLDEQTQKTLDHGRRVREILKQDRFKPMTESEQIAVLLAVTRGLMDDLPIDAMAKMERAIVEQIRNDPGAVEAVLTAGGGGDGVWEDLVSWLKTAIAATGGDDADIGGPGKENPDRPRPAGGGQDHEEPGRRKHPAV